Below is a genomic region from Actinomadura sp. NAK00032.
GCGGCGCCGTCCGCCGCTCGCGGGCCTGCTTGATCACGTTGACGACTGTGCCGGGATCCACCATGGGCCCAGCCTATGCGCTCACCCGGCGCCGTTCCTGCACCCCGAGTCCAGGTGAGCTCCGACGTAAGGAGGACCCGGTGCCGTCCGAGGAGCAGGGGGCCGGCTCAGCGGGCGCATGCCGTGTTCAGCGGGCACAGGCCTCGTTCAGCGGGCGAAGGCCTTGTTGGGGATGACGCTCGCGGACGCCTGGGCGACGGGCCGGCCGGCGGTGTCGGTGATCAGCGCGTTGGAGACCATGCGGGTGCCGCCCGGGTGCAGGCACGTCCCGGTCACCGTGTAGGTCTGGCCGGACTGGACGCCGCGCAGGTAGTCGACGTTCAGGTTGAGGGTGAGCATCGGCATGAAGTGCTCGCACGTGCTGCTCGCCGCCAGGCAGACCGCGTTGTCGAGGATCATCGCGATGAAGCCGCCGTGGACGGTGCCGCCCGGGTTGCAGAGCTTGTCGGCGGGCGACCACGCGATCTCCACGCGGCCCGGCTCGGCGGCCCGCACGTCCTGCCCGATGTAGTCGCTGATGTCAGAGATCTCCGGGACGCGCCGGTCCACCATCGCCTGGATGAAGTCGGCGCCGGACAGCGTGTTCCACAGTTCGGCGGCCTCCTGAAGGGCCGCCGCGCTCGCGTCGACGCTCAACTCACTCTCCCCGGTCAGCGGTGATCTTCGAATGGTATTCGGTGCCCGGCGGGGCGGCACTATGCCGTTCGTCACGAGTGTCCGGCGCTATCGTCGGACGCATGGGAGACGGCGACGGCTGGGCCGACTGCGGGCAGGGCCACACGCACTGGGGGCGGTTCGGTGCCGCGGGCCTGCTGGCCTACCACCGCGACGGCGACGGCCAGGTGTGGATCCTGCTGCAGCAGCGCGCCTGGTGGGGGATCGGCGGCGGGACGTGGGGCATGTTCGGCGGCGCGCTGCACAGCCACGAGGACGCCGTCACCGGCGCGCTGCGGGAGACCTCCGAGGAGTGCACGCTCGACACCGGCGTGGTGAACGTGCACGGCACGAGCGTCGAGGACCACGGCGGCTGGTCGTTCACCTCCGTGATGGGGTCGCTGTCCGAGCGCGTCCGCGTGGACGCCGCGTCCAGGGAGACGCGCAGGGCCGAATGGGTGCGGCAGGAGGAGGTCACCGACCGCAAGCTGTTCGCGCCGTTCGCCCGGTCGTGGCCCCGCCTGCGGGACTCGATGACGACCCTCGTCCTCGTCGTGGACGCGGCGAACGTCGTGGGCGCCCGCGCCGACGGCTGGTGGAAGGACCGCGCCGGGGCGAACGCCCGGCTCCGCGACGACCTGAAGGCCCTCTCCGGCGGCGTGCGGGGCCTGCCCGGCGGGGTCGTGCCGTTCGACCGCTGCTTCCCCGAGGTCGTCCTGGTCGTGGAAGGCGCGGCGCGGCCGGTCGCGGACGAGCCCGCCGACGGGGTGGCCGTCGTGGCGGCGCCCGGCAGCGGCGACGACCGGATCGTGGAACTCGTCCAGGAGGCCCGGCCCGGCACCGCGCACCTGGTGGTCACGGCCGACCGGGAGCTGCGCGCCCGCTGCGAGGCCGCCGGCGCCGCCGTCACCGGGCCGCGCTGGCTCCTGGAACGCCTGTAGACCTCGACCAGACCCGGGGCTTAGACCTCGACGCGGTGGCCTGCGCCGCGGAGCGCCTCCGTCGCGTCCTTCAGGCGGTGCTCGGGGACGAGGACGAGGTCGGCGTGGTAGGTGGACACCACGAAGACCGGCACCCCCGCGTCGGCGAGCGGCTGCACGAGCGCGGCCAGCGTGCCGGGCACGTCCAGGCCGTCCGGCTCACCGTAGAAGCCGACCCAGCGCTCCGCCTCGGTGAACGGCGACGCCTCCCGCACGACGGTGAGGCCCTCCGGGGCGCGGATCAGCGCGACCCAGTCGTCGCCCTCGGGGAACGTCGATTGCGGCAGATGCTCGACCAGGAACTGGCCCGGAACGATGTGCAGGCGTTGCATGCGCCCACCCTATGACCGGGCGGGTCTGCGCGCGCGCCCCTATTCGGGCACCAGCCAGACCGCGCCCAGCGGCGGGACGCGCAGCACCGCGGACGCCGGCAGGCCGTGGCACGGCTCGCCGGACGCCTCGACGCGGCCCAGGTTGCCGACGCCGCTGCCGCCGTAGTCGTAGGAGTCGGTGTTGACGACCTCGCGCCAGCGGCCCGCGCGGGGCAGGCCGAGCCGGTAGTCCTCGTGCGGGTTCCCGGCGAAGTTCACGACGCATGCCAGGACCGGAGGCTCGCCGTCGGCGCGGGGCGTCCCGTAGCGCAGGTAGGAGAGGGTGTTGCCGCCCGCGTCGTTGCCGTCGATCCAGCGGAACCCCTCGTGGTCGCTGTCGCGCGTCCACAGCGCGGGCTCGGCGCGGTAGGCGCGGTTCAGGTCGCGGACGAGCTTTTGCAGCCCGAGGTGGTTGGCGCCCTCGGCGGCGTTCTCCAGCAGCCACCAGTCGAGCGGGCGCTCCTCCGCCCATTCGGCGCCCTGCCCGAACTCCTGGCCCATGAACAGCAGCTGCTTGCCGGGATGCGACCACATGTAGGCGAGCAGGGCGCGCAGCCCCGCGAACTGCTGCCAGGAGTCGCCCGGCATCTTGCTCAGCAGCGACCCCTTGCCGTGGACGACCTCGTCGTGCGACAGCGGCAGGACGTAGTTCTCCGAGAACGCGTACACCAGCGAGAACGTGATCTCGTTGTGGTGGTAGTGCCGGAACACGGGCTCGTGGCGCAGGTACTCGAGCGTGTCGTGCATCCAGCCCATGTTCCACTTGAACCCGAACCCGAGCCCGCCGAGGTGGGTCGGGCGGGACACGCCCGGCCACGCCGTGGACTCCTCGGCGATCGTCATGACGCCGGGGTTGCGCTTGTAGACCGTCGCGTTCATCTCCTGGAGGAAGGAGATGGCCTCCAGGTTCTCGCGGCCCCCGTAGATGTTCGGCGACCACTCGCCCTCGTTGCGCGAGTAGTCCAGGTACAGCATCGAGGCGACGGCGTCGACGCGCAGGCCGTCGATGTGGAACTCCTCCAGCCAGAACGACGCGTTCGCCACCAGGAAGTTGCGGACCTCCGCGCGGCCGTAGTTGAACACGAGCGTGCCCCAGTCGGGGTGCTCGCCGCGCGCCGGGTCGTCGTGCTCGTACAGCGCGGTGCCGTCGAACCGGGCCATCGCCCACTCGTCCTTGGGGAAGTGGGCCGGCACCCAGTCCATGATGACGCCGATACCGGCTTGGTGGAGCCGGTCGACGAGATGCCGGAAGTCGTCCGGGTTCCCGAACCGCGCCGTGGGCGCGTAGTAGGACGTCACCTGGTAGCCCCAGGACGGCCCGTAAGGATGCTCTGCGACGGGCAGCAGTTCGACGTGGGTGAACCCCATGTCGCGCACGTACTCGGTGAGTTCGTCGGCCAGTTCCTTGTACCCGAGCCCGGGGCGCCACGACCCGAGGTGCACCTCGTACACGCTCATCGGCTCGTGCAGCCAGTCGTGGTCCTTGCGGCCGTCCATCCATGCGCCGTCGCCCCATGTGTAGGACGAGGTGAACACGCGCGACGCCGTCGCCGGGGGGCGCTCCGTCCACCGCGCCATGGGGTCGGCCTTGGAGCGCCACACGCCGTCCGCGCCGAGGATCTCGTACTTGTAGCAGGTGCCGTCGCCGACGCCCGGGACGAACAGCTCCCAGATGCCGGTGGAGCCGAGCGACCGCATCGGGTGGCCGCGGCCGTCCCAGTGGTTGAAGTCGCCGACCACCCGCACGCCGCGCGCCGTCGGCGCCCACACCGCGAAACCCGTCCCGTGCACGGTGCCGAGCGCGGACGCGTAGGAGCGGGGCTGCGCGCCGAGCGCCCGCCACAGCTCCTCGTGCCGTCCCTCGCCGATCAGGTGCAGGTCGAGTTCGCCGAGCGTCGGCAGGTGCCGGTAGGGGTCGTCCTGGACCGTCTCGACGCCGTCCCCGTAGGTGACGGCGAGCCGGTAGTCGGGGACGGCCAGCGGCGCCGCGCGCTCGTCCTCGCCCGCGAGGGAGGCCCCCTTCGGCAGGGTGCCCTTGAACAGGCCCTGGTGGAAGTGGCGGAGGGGGTGCCGGTCGCCGTTCGGCAGGACGACCTCGACCTTCTCCGCCAGCGGGCGCAGCGCCCGCACGGTCACGCCGTCCCGGCCCGGATGCGCCCCGAGGACGCCGTGCGGATCGTGGTGGTCGCCGCCGACGAGCCGGTCGATCTCCGCGCGCGTCACCCGTGCCATGAGCTCATGGCCTCCCGTCACTGAGGTTTTACCCCTCTAGGAGTGCCCCGAGAAGCGGTGCTCTCACATGACCGGAGGACCTGTTTCCGCGAGCTTGACGTTCAAGATCGGCGATCGGCCGCGACCTGGCGGGCAGGTGCTCGCGGCCGCGAGCGCGGGCTTGCGGCCGCACGGGCGGCGCGACTCTGCGTCGTGGGGTCGCGCCGAATGCCGCCGCCCGTGCGGCCACGTTCCGTGGGGCGGCTCCCCGCCCGCCGCCCGCTACCGGGTCACGTCCACCTCGCCCCAGGGGTGACACCGACCCCGCCGCCCGAGGATCCACTCCTGTGTCACCTCAGCGACACAGGTACCTTGCGCACCGGAGCGCCCGGGCCCGGTCCGCCCCCGCTCGCGGACCGGGCCGCGCTGTTCCCCATGGCCTCCGGTCACCGGTCCCCGTGCCCTCCGTGCGCCTGTTCGACGAGCAGCCGGCGGAGCCCCTCCGAGTCGTCCGCCGCCACGGTCATCGCACATCCCGCCTGGAGTTCGGCGTCGGTGAGGTCGCCGATGCGGGTCGCGTACCAGCGGCCTGCGTCGCTGCGCCACACCTGCCAGCCCGGGAACTCCTCCTCGATGGCCGCCTTCAACACGTCGAAGTCGCCCATCAAGGTCGTCCCTTCCCCGAGGTCGTTCTTCTGTATACAAAAGTCTTACTCGGGCCAAGAGGTGTCAAGCTGTCCGTAAGCGGACCGTGCCCTCCCGGATAGCGCGTGGAAGGTATGGATGGCGGGGAGGGACGGACCAGGATCGAACGCCGACTCGAACATCGTTCGAACGCCGCGCGGGGCGCGCGCGGCGCAGAGTAGGGAGGTGACGCCGGTGCCGGACCGCCCCGCCTACCTGCGCATCGCCGACACGCTGCGGGAGGGGATCCGCGACGGCAGCCTCCCGCCGGGGACGCGGCTGCCGACCATGGCCGAGCTGTGCGAGATCCACGGCGTCTCCGAGATCGTCGTCCGGCAGGCGGTCGCGCTGCTGCGCGGCGAGGGGCTCGTCGAGACCCGCCGCGGCGGCGGCACCCTCGTCAGGGTCGTCCCGCCGGCGCGCCGCGTCGCGATGGACCGGTACCGCGCGGTGACCCGGCCCCTCGCGGTCCCGGAGACGACCTTCACCCGCGACCAGAAGATCGGCTGGGCGGACTACCGGCTCGACACGGAGTTCACCCGGGTGCGGGCCGACGGCGAGCTGGGCGCGCTGTTCGAGCTGCCGGCCGGCACCGAGCTGCTGCGCCGCCGGTTCGTCTTCTTCGCGCGCGGCGAGCCGCAGCAGATCTCCGTCAACTACCTGCCGTGGGACCTCGTCGGCGACACCCCGGTCGCCGACCCGGCCCGCGAGCCGTGGCCCGGCGGGACGCTCGCGCAGCTCGCCTACCTCGGGCACCCGGCCGTCCGGGTGGAGGAGGCCGTCCGCTCCCGGATGCCGACGCCGGAGGAGGCCGAGACCCTCCGCATGACCGGCGGCGTCCCCGTCCTCGGCATCACCCGCCGGCTGCTGGCGCACGCCGGCGTGATGGAGGTCTGCCGCGAGATCGTCCTGCCCGCCGACCGCGTCGTCCTCGACTATTCGATCGACCTGTGAACCCGGTTCGCGACCCGGGCTAGCCCGCCAGGCGGGCCAGGGAGCGCAGGGGCACGGGGAGCCAGGACGGCCGGTTGCTCGCCTCGTAGCGGACCTCGTAGACCGCCTTGTCGAACTCGAACGCCCGCACCAGCGCCTCGTGCGCGGCCGGGTCGGGGCCGCCCGCGGCGGCGTAGCCGGCGCAGAACGCCGCGCGGTTGCGCTCGGCCCAGGCGCGGGCGCGCACCTCCAGGGCCTCCGCGGTGCCGTCCGGCAGGCCGCCGTCGCGCGCGAGCAGGAACCGCGCCGCGTACTCGAAGGAGCGCAGCATCCCGGCGACGTCGCGCAGCGGGTGCGCGAAGGCGCGGCGCTCGCCCGGGGCGCGGGCCGGCTCGCCCTCGAAGTCCAGCAGCACCCAGCCCGCGTCGGTGCGCATGACCTGCCCGAGGTGGTAGTCGCCGTGGACGCGCTGGAACTCCATCTCGGACGCGTCGGCCGCGACCCGGTCGAACACCTCGCGGATCGCGTGCGCGTGCGGGCGCAGCTCCGGGACGGCGGCGGTGACCTGGTCGAGCTGCTCGTTCATCGCGAAGACGATGCCGCGCAGCGCCTCGGGCGGCGTCCGCACCACGCCGAACGCGGCGGCGAGGTCGCGGTGCACCTGCGCGGTGGCGGCGCCGAGCCGCTCGGCCTCGGCGGCGAAGTCGCCGCCGGCGTCGCCCGCGTCCCCGGCCGTGACCCCGCCCGCCGGTCCCGGCGGGGCGGGCTGCGCGAACCAGTCGCGGACGCTGGTGAGGGCGAGCTGCCAGCCGTCCGTCGCGGTGCGCAGGAACTCCGACAGCAGCGCGAGCGTCACCGGCTCCGCGCCGGGCTCGGCGGGGTCGCCGGGGTCGAGCTCGATCCAGCCGTGGACGGCGGCGATGTGCTCGCAGCCCTGGCGGGTGAGCGCGAGGTTGACCTCCAGGTCGGGGTTGACGCCGGGGGACAGCCGCCGGAAGAGCTTGCAGATGTAGGCGTCCCCGAAGATCAGCGAGGTGTTGCTCTGCTCGGCCGAGGCCGGCAGCCCCTCCAGGCCGGTGCGGACGCCGGTGCCGGGCGCGCGGCGGAACTGCAGCGGGCCGACGGCCGCCTCGCTCGCCATCAGGTCCAGCAGCACGCGGGTCAGGTCCGGGTCGTGGGCCGCGTCGTACACGTGCCCGGTGATCGGGGGGTGCCCGGCGGCCCGTCCGATCGCGGCGGCCCGCAGCCGGTCGGGCAGCTCGCGGCGGACGCCGAGCAGGAGCTGGTAGCGGTCGGTGGTGCCGTTCTGGCGGACGTCGAGGACGAGGTGGTGCAGGGCGGGGTCGCCGGTGCGCAGTTCGGTGGCGGTGCCGATGGACAGTTCGTCGATGGGGCCGTCCTTGCCGCCGAACCACCGCTGCCTGGGCAGCCAGTCGGACAGGAGCCGAA
It encodes:
- a CDS encoding PaaI family thioesterase, translating into MSVDASAAALQEAAELWNTLSGADFIQAMVDRRVPEISDISDYIGQDVRAAEPGRVEIAWSPADKLCNPGGTVHGGFIAMILDNAVCLAASSTCEHFMPMLTLNLNVDYLRGVQSGQTYTVTGTCLHPGGTRMVSNALITDTAGRPVAQASASVIPNKAFAR
- a CDS encoding NUDIX domain-containing protein; this encodes MGDGDGWADCGQGHTHWGRFGAAGLLAYHRDGDGQVWILLQQRAWWGIGGGTWGMFGGALHSHEDAVTGALRETSEECTLDTGVVNVHGTSVEDHGGWSFTSVMGSLSERVRVDAASRETRRAEWVRQEEVTDRKLFAPFARSWPRLRDSMTTLVLVVDAANVVGARADGWWKDRAGANARLRDDLKALSGGVRGLPGGVVPFDRCFPEVVLVVEGAARPVADEPADGVAVVAAPGSGDDRIVELVQEARPGTAHLVVTADRELRARCEAAGAAVTGPRWLLERL
- a CDS encoding ACT domain-containing protein, which gives rise to MQRLHIVPGQFLVEHLPQSTFPEGDDWVALIRAPEGLTVVREASPFTEAERWVGFYGEPDGLDVPGTLAALVQPLADAGVPVFVVSTYHADLVLVPEHRLKDATEALRGAGHRVEV
- the glgB gene encoding 1,4-alpha-glucan branching protein GlgB encodes the protein MARVTRAEIDRLVGGDHHDPHGVLGAHPGRDGVTVRALRPLAEKVEVVLPNGDRHPLRHFHQGLFKGTLPKGASLAGEDERAAPLAVPDYRLAVTYGDGVETVQDDPYRHLPTLGELDLHLIGEGRHEELWRALGAQPRSYASALGTVHGTGFAVWAPTARGVRVVGDFNHWDGRGHPMRSLGSTGIWELFVPGVGDGTCYKYEILGADGVWRSKADPMARWTERPPATASRVFTSSYTWGDGAWMDGRKDHDWLHEPMSVYEVHLGSWRPGLGYKELADELTEYVRDMGFTHVELLPVAEHPYGPSWGYQVTSYYAPTARFGNPDDFRHLVDRLHQAGIGVIMDWVPAHFPKDEWAMARFDGTALYEHDDPARGEHPDWGTLVFNYGRAEVRNFLVANASFWLEEFHIDGLRVDAVASMLYLDYSRNEGEWSPNIYGGRENLEAISFLQEMNATVYKRNPGVMTIAEESTAWPGVSRPTHLGGLGFGFKWNMGWMHDTLEYLRHEPVFRHYHHNEITFSLVYAFSENYVLPLSHDEVVHGKGSLLSKMPGDSWQQFAGLRALLAYMWSHPGKQLLFMGQEFGQGAEWAEERPLDWWLLENAAEGANHLGLQKLVRDLNRAYRAEPALWTRDSDHEGFRWIDGNDAGGNTLSYLRYGTPRADGEPPVLACVVNFAGNPHEDYRLGLPRAGRWREVVNTDSYDYGGSGVGNLGRVEASGEPCHGLPASAVLRVPPLGAVWLVPE
- a CDS encoding GntR family transcriptional regulator encodes the protein MTPVPDRPAYLRIADTLREGIRDGSLPPGTRLPTMAELCEIHGVSEIVVRQAVALLRGEGLVETRRGGGTLVRVVPPARRVAMDRYRAVTRPLAVPETTFTRDQKIGWADYRLDTEFTRVRADGELGALFELPAGTELLRRRFVFFARGEPQQISVNYLPWDLVGDTPVADPAREPWPGGTLAQLAYLGHPAVRVEEAVRSRMPTPEEAETLRMTGGVPVLGITRRLLAHAGVMEVCREIVLPADRVVLDYSIDL
- a CDS encoding phosphotransferase is translated as MPPPDHSLVRLLSDWLPRQRWFGGKDGPIDELSIGTATELRTGDPALHHLVLDVRQNGTTDRYQLLLGVRRELPDRLRAAAIGRAAGHPPITGHVYDAAHDPDLTRVLLDLMASEAAVGPLQFRRAPGTGVRTGLEGLPASAEQSNTSLIFGDAYICKLFRRLSPGVNPDLEVNLALTRQGCEHIAAVHGWIELDPGDPAEPGAEPVTLALLSEFLRTATDGWQLALTSVRDWFAQPAPPGPAGGVTAGDAGDAGGDFAAEAERLGAATAQVHRDLAAAFGVVRTPPEALRGIVFAMNEQLDQVTAAVPELRPHAHAIREVFDRVAADASEMEFQRVHGDYHLGQVMRTDAGWVLLDFEGEPARAPGERRAFAHPLRDVAGMLRSFEYAARFLLARDGGLPDGTAEALEVRARAWAERNRAAFCAGYAAAGGPDPAAHEALVRAFEFDKAVYEVRYEASNRPSWLPVPLRSLARLAG